The window TAAACAAGCTTACCTATCGACGCAGTGCATTTTTATGACTTGGCTGGAACAATGTTAAAGCCGTTATATTTAtgcattatgttttttttagtgtatgttgtaattaaaaacaaaattgggaGGAAGAAGGTTGCTTAttggtttcttttgttattctttgttgtttatttgttctttttttttgtgggtggtggtgctGGTTTATGAATggtcatggatggatggatggatggatggatgcgtATGTACGTACTTATGTCCgtatatgtgcatgtataaTTTGAACTGCTTAATAGATACTGTTCACTTTTACCATTTTATCAAATTAACAAGCACATATTAACGGGCGTAAAtaccaggggcgtaggctgacCCTCCTCCTACCCCCCCATcacccccccacacccccacacccaccGCGCTGAAgtaaatggtccgctttcagaactgaaacatacaggtttatacagtgagtttctggtggtgcaaacacaaaatagaaaaagggtccacttggttcatattcgaacctccaggtccagatcacgctacgacCCTGAATATCACGATCGAAAGACCAGATCGTTAATAGTTATAGTGTCTTTCATTCAAATAAGATAACTCGGGTGTCCATGTAGTATATCAagctttattaccccagcaggcactcataacggggaaaataaaactcataatttctcactgaaaCATGTTCATGccttggtttaacgtacactactactGGACGATTttacgccaacaaaccaatcacgttgtcggtactaaatatgacgtcatccggatttggcaaagcacacacaatgaatgaatgaatgaatgaatgaatgtttaacgacaccccagcacgaaaaatacatcggctattgggtgtcaaactatggtaacacacacaatgacgtcacgtagtttaaagcatttacgtttacgtctttctggtttcagtatTAAACTTGTAATGCAATGGTATTTAAATGCAGTGcattataggtttttttttacagaatatatagaactttgggtttagAAAATTATCAGTGAACCGTGGATAAAATACAGCGTTAAAGCAATAATCAGAACattaaagtagtttacgtcgtttctatatacatgaacGTGTAGcaaaataaaggctttaaaaaaaaacccaaccaaatagctgggataataaatagaataacaaactcggtaccagttattataaaatgtatgtcccttgtgaaataattttcacttatcactcgctaaagctcgtgacaagaaaaactatttcactcgggacccaatttgtttaataactggtaactcgtttattatcctccctgtaattttatttttagtttgtgATCCTGGCACATTCGGTGATGACTGCAACCAGTTTTGTCACTGTCTGGATGGACCGTGTAACTACACAACTGGAGAATGTACAGGAggatgtaaacaaaactggactgGAAATACGTGCAGTGGTATGATATAAGTgtaacttaaacaaaaacaatgctGTTATTGATACAGAATAATAGAACTTGTAGACCGCAAGAACACTAACACACGCATGCATAGATGGATACGATGTGCCCGTGTGAAACTACTTTCTTACAATGTACACCGCTTTTGATGTATAAAAATTGTAAGGAGGGTGTGTGTCTCCCGAAGCTGAAGGCCtgaatatttactttttatgaTCCTACtataaacacacagacacacacacacacgcacacgcacacgcacacgcacacacacacacacacacacacacacacacacaccaaaacaaacaaaaatacgtTATGTAGCTGGTAAGGTACAATGTAAACTAAGGATTAATAAactcccaaacaaaaaaaatatccgatgaaaataagtacaaaaacaccaaatcaaaaacatatgattattattatttttttatcagtttcatGGTGGGATATTACAATtcattacccatatgggctcaaatatacggttTAATATTTGTTCCATCTCTGCACAGtttgcagattgcttctacagccactgattggctggcttaaaaatcacgatgtttggttggttgcttgccacggccggaacttcactttacATACTGTTTCCATTCATGTTATACGATTTACAGAAAATATTTGACTAATTTGTTTCATAATcatgaaatgatatatttgcaTAAGCAGCGACTTTAGTAGCATACACAGTTATTCTTTTCCAATGTAAAAGGAACGCCTGTATGCCATTACATCACTTTCTTCACTTAATGTACAATGCTCATAAGATTAtgtgacgtaatggctgatggttTTGTTACAGACAGCAAaagcatttaaatatatatatatacacacatacacagagttAAAAATGACTATGGGCAATAAGGAGAATAACCAGTtgctacgaggagttacgaattatctgtccctcgtgaacgAGTTTatctcgggtttacaacattcgtTCACTctggacagataattcgtaataCCTCGTAGCTCGTCAGTTATTCTGTAAATGAAGCAtgggtgaaaaacatttcagaaCAATACACACATTGTTAATATGTCTATTGACGAGATATTAAGATATCGACCACGGGTGAACAATAGCAGCCAGCGATGGAGGTTTGATCAGTCACAGAGTAGAGGGCCGTATTTAGGTGGGGGGTCGGGGGGTGCGGTTCGTCGGAACACTCCCGTATAAGCTGaagtccttttttttaaatattgcactAATACTGGATTGTAACTTTTGCAACTCTCCCAATTCTTCTGTCATTTTGGCATAGAAATTACTGGTCGGTTATATCCATgtatttcaaaacgttttacGGCCAACATGTAGATGCCATTTTTATGATATGACACATTGGTGGAACAATGAAATGGGATGCAGTACCTTTTGCTTAAAACATTTGAGGACTACTACACCTGCATTTTTAACAGGGATGCATATGTTGGGTGACGATACATGATGACATATTGTTAAGAAGGTAATGTGTTTCGTTTTTCAtgaatatgttcattattaaaggaactgatAATATATGTAGTTCTGTGGAGGCGCACGAGCTCCCATTTATTgtgtgggggttggggtgagggcaTGCTTGTTAttgtccgaattaaacaaacatgcccgaatctagataacattatttattcatattaccattactaccaaacaactatatagggttgcaaacgaatcactatgcatttgtACATGAATTACAggtggaatgatggaaataaataaatggtaaaaaggtctcaggttagcacatttgcCAGAATATCTGTATTTTTTCTTGTTGCCCGCATTTGAGGTTTTGCATACATGAATATGAATacagcactggggggggggggggggggggggggaatttgtACCCCTTGACCTTTAGTGACCTCTGATCACATAACAATAAATGGTCATGTAGCCATTCCTTGATTCTATTTTCGCCACTTTATGTCACGAAAATAAGCTTAATACACAAAACAGTATGCTATTTGAATAATTCAGTATCGTAAAGTGTATCGTATAACCTAAATGTGCTATAATACATTGGCGATAAAAAGAAAGTATATCGATCAGTTTTTTGAAATAcgaaacaaaacacaagttgatgaaAGTGTTGTATTTCGACGTATAATCATTTTGGCGAAACTAGCATACTCAATAATTAACATCAAATGTGCGTATTACAGTTTACAAACAACAGTAGGGGTTAAATGTGCGATTTTATCTAGACATGTTTAGGTTTACTTTCTGTTGATTGTCAGTAGCCTATATTTATAGAAATGcgtaacaaatatattataatttaattcataGTGTGCCATTTATGAACATTTATagaaatagatagatagatacagaaTCATGGAATTAaccattattttgccaaatgcccattcgactttgAATTGTGAAGAGAGATGACCAtgatcacgtattacggttttgtcgtacAGTTTTGATAATCAGTTATATATTTCTATCAAAATGTTTAGTATATAACATatcttatataatttattttatatttatagtatgtgATGCTACTCACtatggtcagttctgtggtggAGACTGCTCCACAAGACATTGTAAAAATGCATCATCAACGTGTGACAAGACCACAGGACGATGCGACAATGGGTGTACAGCAGGATGGGTGCCACCAGATTGTAACACAAGTGAGACAAGTTATATTTAAGCTATATCCGTGATTTGTACAGTCTTATATCTTATATTTCGGTAACAGAATATTCTCAACGTAGTAACGTTAATCTAAATGttggaaaaatataatttctgatTGTAATAACAGTCTTCGGACGAAGGAACAAGGACGTATTGTCACAAAATACTATTTAATCAGTCTGTTTGCGATTAATGGGAACTGATGAATTGTtaaattctaaaacaaatgcaaaaacaaatgtaatgtaatacatagatagatatatacatacacactaactcatatatttttgttaaattttaacgTATGTATAATTTTCAATTCATGAGGTAAAAGAAACAATTTGCAAATACTGTGTACCTCGATTATTTCCTCGCTCCCACCCAGTCTTTTGCCCCTAGGTCATTTCCCCACAAGTTATCCCCACAGTCATTTTCccctgttttaaaaaaaactaacacgACTACTAATGGTCATCATTTCTGTTTTAGAAGAACAATTTTATGCGAAATACATGTgcccatttaaaataaaattcgacTATATTGTGACGGTATGTTGAAAATATTAAgtgttataaattattattgacTGTGTCCACTATTATATTCACAAGGTTAGAGCTATTTTAAAGTCATTATAATTTAACAGTGATGGGAAATCACCGGAGGATGACCTAGcggggcgtgtgtgtgtggaggagGTGGGTTCAAGGGGAAAATGGTCAGTGGAATAATATCCATTTAGTTCTATCCTGTTCAAGTTTGGATTTTCTGACCTaatcttgggagtggcagtccccAACGGATGGTGCAAGGCAAGATAAATGAAACATTCTGTTACGCATCTTGTAGGGGTGGCGGTCATCCTATGGACGAACACCTGGTACTGGATAATGGAAGTAATCATAACTTTGTCTAacgtctaatatatatatatatacagatgtcaaacatattctttccaataattatatacagtttCCAAAAAACAGGACCGAACATATCAATTCCTTTGATATAGCAAtcgtagagcactggttgggacggggaaaacaAGTAGAGAATGAGTTGGCTGAGGCTAAATGCGTAACCAACCAGCAGTAAGAATATGCATTTATGCTCTTTTTCAACATGTACATAATCATGCATTTGAAACCGAAATCGTGAAACACTGGTTGCAAATGAGAGATTTTAACCCTTTTCACATCTCAGATAATACTGCTCATGACTGGTTATATTTCAGGATGTTCACAGGATCGATATGGACAGGAATGTAGAAGTATGTGCAAAGACAGATATTGCCATGGGGTCTCTAATAACTGTAACCACGTGACTGGAGAGTGTGTCAATGGCTGCGATAGAGGATATCATACAATCGACTGTACATCTAGTAGGTTTTGTATAGAACTTTGCCAACTTTATTTCTAAAGAATATTTAgcttttttgttatatttttattgatgaacatttttaattatggaaCGAGGTGGATGTAGAGTTCCACGAAGGTATTACAGTTacttttgtctttttatttCGAAATTACACCGAACGCCTTTGGATAGAAATTGAAACGTGTGTGATACAAACTGGAATTTGTATACGGCTACATCTGCTTTGATAGTAATTCATTACATGATCAAACACTCGGTTCAAAACAAACCACATACTTGTTGGTTTCTGCAAATACGTTTTAGACTTGTGTGAATAATGAATATGAAttgttgtgttgtgtatttCCAGAATGTCAAAACTCCTACGGTTTTAACTGTAACATGTCTTGTGATGCCAGACGCTGTCTTGGTAGTAAGGAGTGTGACGTTTTTTTTGGAAACTGTACAAGTGGTTGTCAAGCTGGTTTGGAATTACCTGATTGCATCCTTGGTATGTGATTCACAGTGTTACACGTATCATATTATCATgttaatgtacatttttaaaaatgtacatgcAATGTTTCCCCTTCAGTTTACCGTGATATGCCACTATTTATCAATCGTTCACTCTACCTTTCTCTTTTATTTtctatctatctttctttctatctatatgtttatttatctacctacctatctacctaactacctacctacctacctacctacctatctatctatctatctatctatctatctatctatctatctatctatctatctatctatcacaTTTATCTAGCTCTCTGTATgtttgtctatctatctatctatctgtctgtctgtatgtctgtctatctattaaATTGATCTGTATCTcggtatgtttgtctgtctgtctatatatctatatatatgtttatccGCTGTATATATACCCCCTTGCATACAAAAACACATAGCCTATGTGATGAATGTGGATATCCCTAAAATGAAGTGTCAAGAGCACAACATAATATTCCTTTATTAAACAGTAAGATGGCTTTTCGTTCATCGATCATTTGTTTCTGTTTCTTAACAACAATCTGCATTGATATTGCAATTGTTCACGTTTATCTTTTGTAGTCTATTGTGTAAATTAGTATGTATTAGCTAgaagaaaatcaaaacattgattttattgcAATGCGAAAGTTgttgtattagtattattttatttgacatttaGGAAATGAAAATTAGGAATATTTTTGTGTGGACACGTCAAAATCTTGCTTTAATcgataatgatgataattgcAGCATATGATTTGTGTAGTGAGAAAATAACgtttttgtaatttatattattttaaaaaccttttttacaaacttcataatcatacaattaatacaataaatgtacataaatgttacaatgtttataaatgagtatataaatgtgaaatataaaaaatatatatatacgaataataatagtaatactagttctggctttaaacaaaacactaaaaGCAGTGTTCAGAAACAAAGTTCATCCAGACAAGATATATAtggacattataaattaaaaagatatatacagtcgaacttcGTTATCTCGACCTCTGTTAACGCATTAGCCCAGGAAATCTGGATGTCAAGAAATGGTCCCGTGAAATGAGAAGAGAACCAGCTACTTGTCAAGTAAGATACCATTATTTTGTTAGGTACAATTTGTGGACAATTTGCCACATAATGGACATCATATACCTAGCCACTAAAATTACTTTATATCTGAAAATCGTTGAGCAATGGTTTACATGAGAACAATCAGTGGGTCGGTACACTCATTGCTATTAATCATGTGACTAATATTAGACACAAAGGCGTACGGGCCGccattgttggggggggggggggggggggggtatttaccCGAATTAAGTGGAAATGATGCCCGAAtcaggataacaacatttatttatattagcaaaAACATTATATAGAGTTGAAAACGAAtaactacgcatttttacagggattacaattaatattgtggttagaatgatggaaatatacgGTGAAAACGTTTAAGGCCAGCTGATTTCGCTTGAATATCTGTAtagtttttgcccaaatttgaggatttgctccagtacCAGGTCGACAAttgccaccccacccccacccccacgctCCCCCGCcctcctgtctcgtacgcttatgattagACAGGACGTTTTTACTGACCcacactaaaaaaaataaacgttCGTGTAAAACTGAATCAAATTTTGATAGGTTAAAGTAATACTTTATAGCGATATGTGTATGTTTACAGAATGTCAAGGTGGTACTTTTGGACCCGGATGTCAGTCAAAGTGTAGTGAACGACACTGTAAAGGAGACAGCTCATCTTGTGATGCTCAGAATGGAACATGCCAACATGGCTGTCAGCCCGGATGGAAGAGTCGAAGTTGTAATATTCGTaagtaattaaacaaattataaattatttaactaataacttttacacatataattatcttttttgtagtaatagtaattaatgTGTATTcctttacatattttatttaatatatatattttacatatttaattgtgtgtgtttgtaaggAACGGATTAATCTGTGTATATGTCTGAACTAATTCGCAACTCACTACTCACTagcaaatacataaaataatttcttgacaACTTTCAGTAACGAGTAAACGCATTTGTACTATATACCAACATGCAATAAACATTTAGTTgtaaatttaattgtaaaaacgTAGTGCAAGGGCTTTAATACCAGCTGTGACACTCTGTTTCAGCATGTGACAGTGGATCCTATGGTGCTGACTGTAAGTTTAACTGTTCACAAAGACACTGCCAAGTGAGTACGACGAGCTGTAACAGTGTCCACGGTTCCTGTGAAGGTTTGTGCCAGGACGGCTGGATAGGAGTTGACTGTGCAGGTACACTGGTTTTTATAAATTACCCGGGAAAAACGAGTCCACGGGAAAAACGATAAAAATCACTTAGATATTTTCCCCCTATCCTAATCTATCGGCAAGATCGTTTCGTTGTGAATAACATGAGAAACAATTTAAATTGTTATGTTGTTATAACAGTAAAACGATCATTCTGCGttcattgttaaaaaatatttactttaaagaaataatgatcaGTGTCCACAAGACCAAATTAAAAAAGTATACCATATTTTTAGaataataaaatcaacaaaggcattatatcatatacattgtataacaaTAACNNNNNNNNNNNNNNNNNNNNNNNNNNNNNNNNNNNNNNNNNNNNNNNNNNNNNNNNNNNNNNNNNNNNNNNNNNNNNNNNNNNNNNNNNNNNNNNNNNNNNNNNNNNNNNNNNNNNNNNNNNNNNNNNNNNNNNNNNNNNNNNNNNNNNNNNNNNNNNNNNNNNNNNNNNNNNNNNNNNNNNNNNNNNNNNNNNNNNNNNgtgatgatcaacatcaatataaaaattgaagatttaaacaaaaacacagtgtaaagaaccgtgcaaaaacacaaatatcacagatagatactgacttttactctaaatttatttgtgctgtattggccattctcaaagagaatgttacacccctgcaccacggtgaggttacagcacgcgcaggggtcgtTGATTATGATGTTGGGCCAGAAGATATTCAGAATCCTGCGAAGGCAtcgattttgaaagacctccaacTTCTGACCGATGGTCTTGGTCATTTTCCAGGATTCTGCTCCATACAGTAGAGTGCTTAATACAGTATGTTTAAGTGTTTATagttagataaaaaaaaaaataataataataataaaaaaaaaaaaaaaaaaaaataaaatatatatatatatatatatatatatatatatatatatatatataaagattttTCCGTAGAAAAatcgattcagtttacaatagacataaccatattgagtttttgAATTTAAGGGTGTTATTATCTaattgatgcccgcaaatgtttcatttttatacTCAATCgaacgccttcggtcaaaaattacatttgcgggatcaaatagacaataacacccgcaaatctaaaaactctaCAGAGTATTGTTATCTCCTAATTGTTAGTTATTGCCgcgttggtttttttgttgttgttgttgttttctgtttttttaataccagtattaatgtgggtaccagacgttttgTCCCCAAAATTATCCGCCACAAGTCAGTTCGACCCTACTACAATCATGTAGACCTTTATGATGTAATACAGTAGTACAAATGTagcaatgtacctacataaaaataacactgGTCCCAAGTTTTTTGTCACAATA of the Gigantopelta aegis isolate Gae_Host chromosome 12, Gae_host_genome, whole genome shotgun sequence genome contains:
- the LOC121385894 gene encoding multiple epidermal growth factor-like domains protein 10; translation: MSTAYKVLLCSGNKVGAIQNIALLKTTYQSSYYDDILPNSSVLAVDGSRKADKGSYCILTGAQTYTWWEVDLRRSYYIHKLAIYFRTDYRDRKPDVTVYSSLSVNQSNAGHWCGNTTANSPDITHLTCDDTARYITLYRNSIMDFCEVEIYVCDPGTFGDDCNQFCHCLDGPCNYTTGECTGGCKQNWTGNTCSVCDATHYGQFCGGDCSTRHCKNASSTCDKTTGRCDNGCTAGWVPPDCNTRCSQDRYGQECRSMCKDRYCHGVSNNCNHVTGECVNGCDRGYHTIDCTSKCQNSYGFNCNMSCDARRCLGSKECDVFFGNCTSGCQAGLELPDCILGM
- the LOC121385895 gene encoding scavenger receptor class F member 2-like; this encodes MCMFTECQGGTFGPGCQSKCSERHCKGDSSSCDAQNGTCQHGCQPGWKSRSCNIPCDSGSYGADCKFNCSQRHCQVSTTSCNSVHGSCEGLCQDGWIGVDCAGFCSIQ